From the endosymbiont of Bathymodiolus septemdierum str. Myojin knoll genome, one window contains:
- a CDS encoding MFS transporter, producing the protein MNKYERFFALKISSIMATRMFGLFMIFPVFSVYAAQYQSTTPYLIGLAIGIYGLTQAILQIPFGYLSDQYGRKPLLVIGLIFFFTGSVVAANATDIIQVVIGRALQGSGAISAVLMAFLADFVSEEQRAKANAFVGMQIGLAFMLSLLIGPMVTVNLGLSGLFWVIAGLSIVAMAIVTTLPHAKPRAQYALSMENFKQVLTAKLLKLDFSIFTLHLILTCVFISVPLLLVENKIVLSDLSDNWRVYLPVMLLSFIGMIPIIIIAEKFKKHKSMIVIAIFIMGISQILLFKTPLTYTAFLVIMTLFFIAFNAMEAMLPSMVSRIITNDKRGMAMGMYSTSQFLGAFVGGVVGGYIAHNFDLNSVLLFTALMTMCWLGVALTIKTVKK; encoded by the coding sequence ATGAATAAATACGAGCGTTTTTTCGCACTTAAAATCTCCTCTATTATGGCAACTCGAATGTTTGGGTTGTTTATGATATTTCCAGTTTTCTCCGTGTATGCTGCCCAATATCAGAGTACCACCCCTTATTTAATTGGTTTAGCCATTGGTATTTACGGCTTAACACAAGCCATATTGCAAATTCCTTTTGGTTATTTGTCTGACCAATACGGTCGCAAACCCCTCTTGGTTATTGGGCTAATATTTTTCTTTACTGGTAGCGTAGTGGCAGCGAATGCCACCGATATTATTCAAGTAGTGATTGGCAGGGCTCTGCAAGGTAGTGGTGCAATTTCTGCAGTATTAATGGCTTTTTTGGCGGATTTTGTCTCCGAGGAACAACGCGCTAAGGCGAATGCTTTTGTGGGAATGCAAATTGGATTGGCATTTATGTTGTCGTTGTTGATTGGCCCAATGGTTACCGTTAACTTAGGACTTTCAGGGTTATTTTGGGTGATTGCCGGCTTATCTATCGTTGCCATGGCAATTGTTACCACCTTGCCTCACGCTAAACCTCGTGCGCAATATGCATTGTCTATGGAAAACTTCAAACAAGTGTTAACGGCTAAATTACTCAAACTGGACTTTAGCATCTTTACTTTGCATTTAATTTTAACTTGCGTTTTTATCAGTGTGCCCTTATTACTGGTGGAAAACAAAATTGTTTTAAGTGATTTGAGCGACAATTGGCGCGTTTACTTACCAGTAATGTTACTTTCTTTTATCGGTATGATACCAATTATTATCATTGCTGAGAAGTTCAAAAAACACAAATCTATGATCGTGATTGCTATTTTTATTATGGGCATCAGTCAAATCTTACTTTTTAAAACACCCTTAACTTACACCGCATTTTTAGTCATAATGACGCTATTTTTTATCGCTTTTAACGCCATGGAGGCAATGCTTCCATCAATGGTATCAAGGATTATAACAAATGACAAACGCGGAATGGCAATGGGTATGTATTCAACCTCGCAATTCCTTGGTGCATTCGTTGGTGGTGTTGTTGGCGGATATATCGCCCACAATTTTGATTTGAATAGTGTATTATTATTCACCGCATTGATGACAATGTGTTGGTTGGGTGTTGCACTCACCATTAAAACAGTAAAAAAGTAA
- a CDS encoding outer membrane protein assembly factor BamD produces the protein MKNTLKLIATLLLLALSLNGCLWEDEKRESITKGWSPKTFFNQAKEEASAGSINKAIGLYEQLQAAYPGSKYAIQAKLEVAYALYKSGDYDEAILRLNDYIKLFPEHFSTPYAYYLRGVISESKSRSILDGIMTDNAQRDIDSVRDSFNYYMALIEKFPKTEYAEEAKTRLIILRNILARHELFVAIYYTKRKANIAAINRTKFIIEKYPNTPSVPAALHLMAYNYDRIDMQTLAKDTRRVLIKSYPTYTPHYTLDD, from the coding sequence ATGAAAAACACACTTAAACTTATTGCCACTCTTCTTCTTTTAGCGTTATCACTCAATGGTTGCCTTTGGGAAGATGAAAAAAGAGAGTCCATTACCAAAGGTTGGTCGCCAAAAACATTCTTTAATCAGGCAAAAGAAGAGGCTTCAGCAGGATCCATCAATAAAGCAATCGGATTATACGAGCAGCTGCAAGCGGCTTACCCGGGCTCTAAATACGCCATACAAGCCAAACTGGAAGTTGCCTATGCCTTATACAAATCTGGAGACTATGATGAGGCGATTTTGCGTTTAAATGACTACATTAAGCTTTTTCCTGAGCATTTTTCAACGCCGTATGCCTATTATTTACGAGGCGTTATTTCTGAAAGTAAATCTCGCTCTATCTTAGATGGCATTATGACTGATAATGCCCAGCGTGATATTGATTCTGTGCGTGATTCTTTCAATTATTATATGGCGTTAATCGAAAAATTTCCTAAGACCGAATATGCTGAAGAAGCAAAAACACGCCTGATTATTTTAAGAAACATTCTAGCGCGACACGAATTATTTGTTGCCATTTATTACACCAAAAGAAAGGCCAACATCGCCGCTATTAATCGCACAAAATTCATTATTGAAAAATATCCAAATACGCCGTCAGTTCCTGCGGCGCTACATTTAATGGCATATAACTACGATCGCATAGATATGCAAACTTTGGCAAAAGATACGCGTCGTGTATTGATAAAAAGTTACCCAACCTATACGCCACACTACACGCTAGATGATTAA
- a CDS encoding HIT family protein has protein sequence MGKDCIFCHLRDERIIGECDYTKTFIDSYPASPGHTLVVPKRHFATFFEATDEELLAIGRAVQNAKKILDEEFSPDAYNIGVNNGQAAGQSVMHLHVHLIPRYKGDVEDPKGGVRWVLKNKANYWDDKESTIRAK, from the coding sequence ATGGGTAAAGATTGTATTTTTTGTCATCTCAGAGACGAGCGTATCATTGGCGAATGTGATTACACAAAGACCTTTATTGATAGCTATCCCGCTTCTCCTGGGCATACTTTAGTTGTGCCTAAACGCCACTTTGCTACATTTTTTGAAGCCACAGATGAAGAATTATTAGCAATTGGCAGGGCTGTGCAAAATGCCAAAAAAATCTTAGATGAAGAGTTTTCCCCAGATGCTTATAATATTGGCGTCAATAACGGACAAGCCGCAGGGCAAAGCGTGATGCATTTGCATGTGCATCTTATTCCTCGCTATAAGGGTGATGTTGAGGATCCAAAAGGAGGTGTGCGTTGGGTTTTGAAAAATAAAGCCAACTATTGGGACGATAAAGAAAGTACAATCCGAGCCAAATAA
- the tolB gene encoding Tol-Pal system beta propeller repeat protein TolB, which produces MKLSRLLLFFILSVGVAHSALEVTVVKKDENAFPIAISKFQLIGKGAHDKDISKIIHDNLTRSGRFSVLVPNATVESFKPEFWKQQNIEALVFGTIKQESSELYRLTFVVYDVYSNAKLLSQSTLVSVSGFRKVAHQISDSIYEILLGENGSFNTLLTYITVKKGESSGKKIYQLNISDADAKNAKSRVKHTSPMLSPVWSPDRRYKDKKIAYVSFENGRSEVFVWYPFVNKKIQRLPHFDGLASSPSWHPNGKSLLMTMSYKGNKDIYEYNLETKRFIRWTKHKGIDTEASYSADGKYIVFTSDRSGQPQVYIRNLKTNRINRVSFAGRYNAKATFSPDGKQLALVHRVDNDYRIALLNTKTNELTVISNGTLDESPHFSPNGDMIVFSSNHRGTGVLSVVSVEGNRSYELSSHNAEVREPNWSTHLQQ; this is translated from the coding sequence ATGAAGCTAAGTCGATTGCTGTTATTTTTTATTCTCAGCGTTGGCGTTGCCCATAGTGCGTTAGAAGTTACCGTGGTTAAAAAAGATGAAAACGCTTTCCCGATTGCCATTAGCAAATTCCAATTAATCGGCAAGGGTGCACACGACAAAGACATTTCAAAAATCATTCACGACAATCTAACCCGTTCAGGTCGCTTTAGCGTTCTTGTTCCCAATGCTACCGTAGAGAGTTTTAAACCAGAATTTTGGAAACAGCAAAACATAGAGGCACTGGTTTTCGGCACTATCAAGCAAGAAAGTAGCGAACTTTATCGGCTCACCTTTGTTGTATACGATGTTTACAGTAATGCAAAACTCCTCTCGCAATCGACACTTGTTAGTGTTAGTGGCTTTAGAAAGGTTGCTCATCAAATCAGCGACAGCATTTACGAGATATTGTTGGGCGAAAATGGCTCATTTAATACGCTACTGACTTATATAACGGTAAAAAAGGGTGAGAGTAGTGGTAAAAAAATTTACCAACTTAACATCTCTGATGCTGACGCTAAAAATGCCAAAAGTCGTGTCAAACACACAAGCCCAATGCTTTCCCCAGTTTGGTCGCCAGACCGCCGTTATAAAGATAAGAAAATTGCTTATGTTTCTTTTGAAAATGGGCGTTCAGAGGTGTTTGTTTGGTATCCATTTGTAAATAAAAAAATTCAAAGATTGCCTCATTTTGATGGACTTGCTTCGTCACCGAGCTGGCATCCAAATGGAAAAAGTTTGTTAATGACTATGTCTTATAAGGGTAACAAAGATATTTATGAATATAATTTAGAAACCAAGCGTTTTATCCGCTGGACTAAGCACAAGGGCATCGACACAGAGGCCAGCTATTCTGCTGATGGCAAGTATATCGTCTTTACTTCTGATCGTTCTGGTCAACCACAGGTTTACATTAGAAATTTAAAAACCAACCGCATTAATCGTGTTAGTTTTGCAGGGCGTTATAATGCCAAAGCAACTTTTTCTCCCGACGGTAAGCAGTTAGCCTTGGTGCACCGTGTGGATAACGATTATCGTATTGCGCTATTGAATACCAAAACCAATGAATTAACGGTGATAAGTAACGGTACATTAGACGAATCACCACATTTTTCACCGAATGGTGATATGATTGTCTTTTCCAGTAACCACAGAGGAACAGGTGTATTATCAGTCGTATCCGTGGAGGGCAATCGTTCATATGAGTTGTCTTCACACAATGCAGAGGTTAGAGAGCCAAATTGGTCGACTCATTTACAGCAATAA
- the iscX gene encoding Fe-S cluster assembly protein IscX, with amino-acid sequence MLWTDSLDIAIALDEAHPDFDPTYVNFVDLRKMVIALEEFDDDEEKSGEKILEAIQMSWLEERE; translated from the coding sequence ATGCTTTGGACTGATTCTCTAGATATTGCGATTGCTTTAGATGAAGCACATCCTGATTTTGACCCAACTTATGTCAATTTTGTGGATTTACGAAAAATGGTCATTGCCCTTGAAGAATTTGATGATGATGAAGAAAAATCAGGTGAAAAAATCTTAGAAGCAATACAAATGAGCTGGCTTGAAGAGAGAGAATGA
- the metH gene encoding methionine synthase: MNQKALLQSLLKQRILVLDGAMGTMIQKHKLSEADYRGERFKDWHILVQGNNDLLSLTQPEIIKGIHCEYLEAGADILETNTFNATQTSMSDYKMEELAYEINVKSAKLARQACDKFSTIDKPRFVAGVIGPTSRTCSLSPDVNDPGFRNVSFDELVVVYTEATRGLIEGGSDIILIETIFDTLNAKAAIFAVQQVFEEDEVELPIMISGTITDASGRTLSGQVTEAFYNSLRHANPISIGLNCALGPDLLRQYVAELSRVASTYVSAHPNAGLPNEFGEYDLDAPTMSEQVSEWAKSGLVNILGGCCGSTPEHIKAIANAIDGLPPRKIPNITPECRLAGLEAFNIGENSLFVNIGERANITGSAKFKRLILNEEYEEALDVCRTQVEEGAQVVDINMDEGMLDGKAAMIRFMNLIASEPDISKVPIMVDSSKWEIIEAGLKCTQGKPIVNSISLKEGKKNFVKYAKLCKRYGAAIIVMAFDEDGQADTQERKIEICTNAYHILVNEVNFPPEDIIFDPNIFAIATGIEAHNNYGVDFIEATREITKNLPYAKVSGGVSNVSFSFRGNNTVREAIHSVFLYHAIKAGMTMGIVNAGQLVVLDDIDPKLRKAVEDVVLNNDAEAGERLVDIAEEFSGELAKRDNSKDLEWRSWAVEKRLEHSLVKGITKFIDEDTKEAFKKLGRPILVIEGPLMDGMNVVGDLFGAGKMFLPQVVKSARVMKKSVAWLDPYLEAEKSDCASMSNGKILMATVKGDVHDIGKNIVGVVLSCNNYEIIDLGVMVPTETILETAKKENVDIIGLSGLITPSLDEMVFVAKEMKRQGFDLPLMIGGATTSKAHTAVKIEPEYDKGVFYVQDASKSVGVASSLLSKELKPALLAETKADYEKVRQRRANKGKSKLITMDKARANKPKLNFDSITTPHKIGIQVFKDYDLAEIFEFIDWTPFFKTWELAGKFPDILTDEVVGESASELYKDAKAMFKKVIGRKLLQANAVVGIFPANSVNEDIELTNENGEVFMVINHLRQQLDKKGNTPNFCLSDFIAPKDSGIQDYIGAFAVTAGINIDPLIEAFEADHDDYNSIMIKAVADRLAEAFAELMHYKFRTEIWGYSNEDINNDEFIEEKYRGIRPAPGYPACPEHSEKEKIWQLLDVENNTGMTLTSSYAMLPTAAVSGWYFAHPDSRYFGVAKVNQEQLENYAKRKGVSTEQAERLLSPNLE, translated from the coding sequence ATGAATCAGAAAGCATTGTTACAATCCCTTTTAAAGCAAAGAATTCTAGTGCTAGATGGCGCCATGGGTACGATGATTCAAAAGCACAAACTTAGTGAAGCTGATTATCGTGGCGAGCGTTTTAAAGACTGGCATATCCTTGTGCAAGGTAATAACGACTTGCTGTCACTAACTCAACCAGAAATTATTAAAGGTATTCATTGCGAATATCTTGAAGCTGGCGCAGATATTCTTGAAACTAATACCTTTAATGCTACGCAAACTTCTATGTCAGATTATAAGATGGAAGAATTGGCGTATGAAATCAATGTAAAGAGCGCCAAACTCGCTAGACAAGCCTGCGATAAATTTTCCACCATTGACAAACCTCGCTTTGTCGCAGGTGTTATCGGCCCTACTTCGCGTACTTGCTCTTTGTCACCTGATGTTAATGACCCAGGGTTTAGAAATGTATCATTTGATGAATTAGTCGTTGTTTACACTGAGGCAACTCGTGGTTTGATTGAGGGCGGCAGCGACATTATCTTGATTGAAACCATTTTTGACACATTAAATGCCAAAGCTGCTATTTTTGCGGTACAACAAGTATTTGAAGAGGATGAGGTTGAATTGCCGATTATGATTTCAGGCACGATTACCGATGCCTCTGGTCGCACTCTATCGGGTCAAGTCACTGAAGCCTTTTATAACTCACTACGACACGCAAACCCTATTTCTATAGGTCTTAATTGCGCCTTAGGTCCTGATTTATTACGCCAATATGTCGCTGAACTTTCTCGTGTTGCCAGTACTTATGTTTCTGCACATCCAAACGCAGGTTTGCCGAATGAATTTGGCGAATATGACTTGGATGCGCCAACCATGAGTGAGCAAGTTAGCGAATGGGCAAAATCAGGTTTGGTTAATATCTTGGGTGGCTGCTGTGGCTCTACGCCTGAACATATTAAAGCCATTGCCAATGCGATTGACGGTTTGCCACCACGCAAAATACCTAATATTACACCCGAATGTCGCCTTGCTGGCTTAGAGGCTTTTAATATTGGTGAAAACTCTTTGTTTGTCAATATTGGTGAACGCGCCAATATTACCGGTTCTGCAAAATTTAAGCGACTTATTCTGAATGAAGAATACGAAGAGGCGCTTGATGTTTGTCGCACACAAGTGGAAGAAGGGGCACAAGTTGTTGACATAAATATGGACGAAGGTATGCTTGATGGTAAGGCAGCTATGATTCGCTTTATGAATCTAATTGCCTCCGAGCCAGACATTTCCAAAGTGCCTATTATGGTTGATTCTAGCAAGTGGGAAATCATTGAAGCAGGGTTAAAATGCACACAAGGAAAGCCTATTGTTAACTCAATCTCACTCAAAGAAGGCAAGAAAAACTTTGTTAAATACGCCAAATTATGCAAACGCTACGGCGCGGCAATCATTGTGATGGCGTTTGATGAAGATGGTCAGGCAGATACACAGGAACGCAAAATTGAGATTTGCACCAATGCCTATCATATTTTAGTTAACGAGGTTAATTTTCCGCCAGAAGATATTATTTTTGACCCAAATATCTTTGCCATTGCCACGGGTATTGAAGCGCATAATAATTATGGCGTTGATTTTATTGAGGCAACAAGAGAAATCACCAAAAACCTGCCTTATGCAAAAGTATCGGGCGGTGTTTCCAATGTTTCCTTCTCATTCAGGGGGAATAATACTGTGCGTGAGGCAATTCACTCGGTATTTTTATATCACGCCATCAAAGCAGGTATGACGATGGGTATCGTCAATGCAGGGCAATTAGTCGTGCTTGATGACATCGACCCTAAGCTTAGAAAAGCCGTGGAAGATGTGGTATTAAATAATGATGCAGAAGCAGGCGAGCGCTTGGTGGATATTGCTGAAGAATTTTCAGGAGAATTAGCCAAAAGAGACAACAGCAAAGATTTAGAGTGGCGTAGTTGGGCAGTGGAAAAACGCTTAGAACATTCGCTAGTTAAAGGTATTACCAAATTCATTGACGAAGACACTAAAGAGGCCTTTAAAAAACTCGGTCGCCCTATTTTGGTGATTGAGGGTCCATTAATGGACGGTATGAATGTCGTTGGCGACTTGTTTGGTGCGGGCAAAATGTTCTTGCCACAAGTGGTGAAATCAGCACGAGTAATGAAAAAATCAGTAGCTTGGCTTGATCCTTATTTAGAAGCAGAAAAATCAGATTGCGCCTCCATGTCAAACGGAAAAATTTTAATGGCAACGGTAAAAGGCGATGTCCATGACATTGGTAAAAATATTGTTGGCGTAGTATTATCCTGCAATAACTATGAAATCATCGACCTTGGTGTGATGGTGCCTACTGAGACCATTTTAGAAACGGCAAAAAAAGAAAATGTAGATATCATCGGACTCTCGGGCTTAATCACCCCTTCTCTTGATGAAATGGTGTTTGTCGCCAAGGAAATGAAACGACAAGGTTTTGATTTGCCACTTATGATTGGCGGCGCCACCACTTCCAAAGCGCATACAGCGGTTAAAATTGAACCTGAATATGATAAGGGTGTATTTTATGTGCAAGATGCCTCTAAATCGGTTGGTGTTGCCAGTAGTTTACTTTCAAAAGAATTAAAGCCTGCATTATTAGCCGAAACCAAAGCCGATTACGAAAAAGTTCGCCAGCGTCGTGCCAACAAAGGCAAAAGTAAACTGATAACAATGGATAAAGCCAGAGCTAACAAGCCCAAACTAAACTTTGACTCAATCACTACGCCACATAAAATCGGCATTCAAGTTTTTAAAGATTATGATTTGGCTGAAATTTTTGAATTTATTGATTGGACGCCATTTTTCAAAACTTGGGAGTTAGCCGGTAAATTCCCAGACATTCTAACCGATGAAGTCGTTGGCGAATCTGCCTCAGAATTATACAAAGATGCTAAAGCAATGTTCAAAAAAGTCATTGGCAGAAAGTTATTACAAGCCAATGCAGTTGTCGGCATATTCCCTGCCAATAGTGTCAATGAAGATATTGAACTCACCAATGAGAATGGCGAAGTCTTTATGGTCATCAACCATCTACGCCAACAACTAGACAAAAAAGGCAACACGCCAAATTTCTGCCTCAGCGACTTTATTGCCCCGAAAGACAGTGGCATCCAAGACTACATTGGCGCCTTTGCTGTTACCGCTGGCATTAACATAGACCCATTGATCGAAGCCTTTGAGGCTGACCACGACGACTACAATTCTATTATGATTAAAGCTGTTGCAGACCGATTGGCAGAAGCCTTTGCAGAATTAATGCACTACAAATTCCGTACTGAAATTTGGGGCTACAGTAATGAAGATATTAACAATGACGAATTTATTGAGGAAAAATACCGTGGCATCCGCCCTGCTCCAGGCTATCCGGCCTGCCCAGAGCACAGTGAAAAAGAAAAAATATGGCAGTTACTTGATGTTGAAAATAACACTGGTATGACGCTCACCAGTTCCTACGCAATGCTTCCAACTGCCGCCGTCAGCGGTTGGTATTTTGCACATCCAGATTCTCGTTACTTTGGTGTCGCCAAAGTCAATCAAGAGCAATTAGAAAACTACGCTAAACGCAAAGGCGTCTCCACGGAGCAAGCTGAA
- a CDS encoding RelA/SpoT family protein — MPFSNRILISDLCDTLSAYMSKAQVDDVYRAYMVAATAHDGQYRQSGEAYVFHPISVAMILAELKLDSCCIVAALLHDCIEDTTLTYESIAKDFGKEVAHIVQGVSKLTDLEFNSSIDQQARNFRKLFLAMSADMRVMMIKLADRLHNMRTLGAVKREKQYRIAKETSEIHAPIARRLGLNNIRAELEDLCFRFMYPYRYTVMSHQINKRYGNLKKNINSIQEEFERRLTQEGMSQFSISGRKKTTYSIYKKMHQQKLKFSQILDIFAFRVVVDNLPDCYQALGIAHNLYKPLPGKFKDYIALPKANGYQSLHTVLFGPSKVFIEVQIRTTDMDFISEYGIAAHWYYKSKDKSKEGDFAELANNWLGSLLDIQKNSDTSIEFLEKTKNDLFPSEVFVFTPKGKIIQLPYQSTAIDFAYAIHTKVGNHTLKVKIDRIDSPVSTVLKSGQTIEIITDKSAKPHPDWLNIAVTAKAKVSIKAKLKEESTFELIQLGDYLLTNALDYQGNDIVISDKKWQACLTELKCENKDELHIKIALSEILISFVLNKLHEKECDINANRISIKGIKGKPISFAHCCYPIPGDKVAGILTTTKGMVLHRSDCGNLIHAKQKNEQWMAVDWQQSEGEEFEVGICVKIENRRGMLASIANAIAKINVNIENIEVEERDNTMKGLNFIVNVPNIAKLDEIMYAIKSLEFVHSVVRSNRNKKN, encoded by the coding sequence ATGCCTTTTTCTAATAGAATATTAATCAGTGACCTATGTGATACATTGAGCGCCTATATGTCAAAAGCACAAGTAGACGATGTTTACAGGGCTTATATGGTCGCCGCAACGGCACATGATGGGCAATATCGTCAATCGGGTGAAGCGTATGTATTTCACCCAATTAGCGTGGCAATGATTTTGGCAGAACTTAAACTTGACAGTTGTTGCATTGTCGCTGCACTCTTGCACGATTGTATTGAAGATACAACGCTGACATACGAAAGTATTGCTAAAGATTTTGGTAAAGAGGTGGCGCATATTGTTCAGGGCGTCTCTAAATTAACAGATTTAGAATTTAATTCAAGTATTGACCAGCAGGCACGAAATTTTAGGAAGTTGTTTTTGGCAATGAGTGCCGATATGCGGGTAATGATGATTAAATTGGCAGATAGATTGCACAATATGCGTACGCTAGGGGCGGTAAAACGAGAAAAACAATATAGAATTGCCAAAGAAACCTCTGAAATTCATGCGCCAATTGCTCGTCGATTGGGCTTGAATAATATTAGAGCAGAATTGGAAGATTTATGCTTTCGGTTTATGTATCCATATCGATACACAGTAATGAGCCATCAAATTAATAAACGATACGGTAATTTAAAAAAAAATATCAACAGTATTCAAGAAGAATTTGAGCGTCGTTTAACCCAAGAGGGGATGTCTCAATTTTCCATTAGCGGTCGCAAAAAAACCACTTACAGTATTTACAAAAAGATGCATCAGCAGAAGTTAAAATTCTCACAAATATTGGATATATTTGCCTTTAGAGTGGTGGTTGACAATTTACCAGACTGTTATCAGGCTTTAGGTATTGCGCATAATTTGTACAAACCCTTGCCAGGTAAATTTAAAGATTACATTGCCCTGCCAAAAGCCAATGGCTATCAATCTTTGCATACTGTTTTATTTGGTCCAAGCAAAGTGTTTATTGAGGTACAAATTCGCACGACGGATATGGATTTTATCTCTGAATACGGCATTGCAGCACACTGGTATTATAAAAGTAAAGACAAGAGTAAAGAGGGTGATTTTGCAGAATTAGCCAATAATTGGCTAGGTTCTTTGTTAGACATCCAAAAAAATTCAGATACTTCTATTGAATTCTTAGAGAAAACTAAAAATGATTTATTCCCATCTGAAGTCTTTGTTTTTACACCAAAAGGTAAGATTATCCAACTGCCTTATCAGTCTACTGCGATAGATTTTGCTTATGCTATCCATACCAAAGTGGGCAATCACACACTTAAAGTGAAAATTGATAGAATTGATTCACCCGTATCTACGGTATTAAAATCAGGGCAAACCATTGAGATTATCACCGATAAAAGTGCCAAACCACATCCAGATTGGTTGAATATTGCTGTAACAGCAAAAGCCAAGGTCTCTATTAAGGCTAAACTTAAAGAAGAATCTACCTTTGAACTAATACAGTTAGGCGATTATTTACTTACTAACGCCTTAGATTATCAGGGTAATGATATAGTTATTAGCGATAAAAAATGGCAAGCGTGTTTAACTGAGCTTAAATGTGAAAACAAGGATGAACTTCACATTAAAATTGCCTTATCTGAGATTTTAATTTCTTTTGTGCTTAATAAATTACATGAAAAAGAATGTGACATCAATGCTAATCGTATTAGTATCAAAGGTATTAAAGGTAAACCAATCAGCTTTGCTCACTGTTGTTATCCAATTCCAGGCGACAAAGTAGCAGGTATATTGACAACCACTAAGGGAATGGTCTTACACCGATCTGACTGCGGTAATTTAATTCATGCCAAGCAAAAAAATGAGCAATGGATGGCAGTAGATTGGCAGCAAAGTGAAGGAGAAGAGTTTGAAGTCGGTATTTGTGTGAAAATTGAAAATCGACGAGGTATGCTAGCTTCTATTGCCAATGCGATTGCTAAGATTAATGTTAATATTGAAAATATTGAAGTGGAAGAGCGAGACAACACTATGAAGGGGCTTAATTTCATTGTCAATGTTCCTAATATTGCTAAACTTGATGAAATAATGTATGCCATTAAAAGCTTGGAATTTGTCCATTCAGTAGTGCGTAGTAATCGCAATAAAAAAAACTAA
- the ssb gene encoding single-stranded DNA-binding protein: MAGINKVILVGNLGQKPEIKYATNGNAITNLSIATSESWTDRATGQKQEKTEWHRVSVFGKLAEIIGQYCDKGSKLYVEGKLQTRKWQDQSGADRYTTEVVVSGFGGTIQMLDSRNTAGASTPAPQQQQAAPQSAPIQQSQTPVADPITPVDNSGFDDDIPF, encoded by the coding sequence ATGGCAGGCATAAACAAAGTAATATTAGTAGGTAACTTAGGGCAAAAACCTGAAATTAAATACGCAACAAATGGTAATGCAATTACTAATTTATCTATCGCAACCAGCGAATCTTGGACTGATAGAGCAACTGGTCAAAAACAAGAAAAAACAGAATGGCATAGAGTAAGTGTGTTTGGAAAGTTGGCTGAAATCATCGGTCAATACTGCGATAAAGGTTCAAAACTTTATGTTGAAGGAAAATTACAAACACGCAAGTGGCAAGACCAATCAGGTGCTGACCGTTACACCACCGAAGTGGTGGTTTCAGGTTTTGGCGGCACTATTCAAATGCTAGATTCTCGCAATACTGCAGGTGCTAGTACTCCAGCGCCTCAGCAACAGCAAGCAGCGCCACAATCTGCACCAATACAACAAAGTCAAACCCCTGTCGCTGACCCAATCACCCCAGTAGATAATTCGGGTTTTGATGATGATATCCCGTTTTAA